In the genome of Hevea brasiliensis isolate MT/VB/25A 57/8 chromosome 14, ASM3005281v1, whole genome shotgun sequence, the window ATCAGCAACTATATTTGTTTGCCTCAATATATGGACAAAAACAACCTAAGGTATAGCAAAGAGTTTGCAGGAAGCAGAATTGAGCAGAGAGGAGAGCTATCATTACTTCTGTCTGCTCACATTGCATCTTCCAATGATCCCAAAATGTGAGATTACTTGGTCCTCTAGTCAGTTTTAGCTGAAAAATGTTGTCAATGTGAGGACAACTGGAGGCTCAAAGCTCAAGTTGGTGATGTGAACTTATCTCTATTTCAGTTCTCTCTTATTGCTTGAACTCGAAATTTGGCAAGCTTAATCCCTTTGTCTGCCACTTGGGATAACGTTGACAGCATCAAAGACATTCTGAAAGCACAAAAACAAACAATTACTTATGTAGCCTCTTCATTGTAAATGTGCTTCATAATCAATGTCACAAATTGATCTCAGTTACTCAAAACCAATTAGAGTTTACCAATGACTGAAATTCAAATATCTaagggaaaataaaataaaatgtcatTACATTTCTACTCAGTTGAACAATTTTTTGCCTTTCCCAACCGGCTCAAATGAAAGCAGAAATTTCTGGAGAAAACATTGCTGCTGTGTATCTGAAATTATCTTGCATcctacaatctctaacaaatagTAAGATTATCAGAATTGCTCAAAATAGTAAGTTTTAACAAACAGTAACATAGCTTTATTAATAATCCTAATCTTGCATACAAGCTAGAAGCTTAAAATTTCCCCATTAGTAATTGCTTTGGCCATTGCTCATTAGAGACTACTGGTTTTCAAattcaaaatattcaaaacaattgtTGAAAAGGGTTTTACATTATGGAATTACAATGAAGGCCTCCAGCTACATAAATGACCTCATGAAGTGTCACGCAGAGGACCACCTTCCAACATTTTCGCTTTCCTGAAATTGCAAAGCTACCTTGTGATGAAAATCACCATAAGAGAAAGTGGAACTGGAGCCGCCAAATCTATTGCTGCAACAATAAACAGGAAGTGTGATCTTTTGCGTAAGACCGTTTAATTGAGAGCAAAGACAATTTGGAATAAGTATTAATAATGATACCAATCAACAAGTTCTTCAAGTGCATCAGGTCCACCAAGAACTTGCAAATGATTCAACCCTTACAAAATTAACCATTTTCCTGGAACATATAGATCATAAGAAATTTCAACACAAGCTTACAAGCCTCAAGATTTGTAAACTCTCTGCAACTTATGCACATAAGTCAGTATGATCCTCTGCCCTATGCTATCCAAGAAAAAGCAGAGAATCTAGAAATCAAATGTACTTTCAATACTGACCCCAAATGAAGACATGCTTGCTTCTCTTCTTTAATTGTGAATATTTATCTGTTCCATAGAAAACAAGTTAATGAAGCTGGCCGTTTCTCTTTCTTGGTGCCGTTAACTCGTTCTTACTAAAAATCTCCATTTGTATCTGCATCATTCCTGTCATCTGTCTCAAGAAATCATATAATATTGTAAAGTCTTACTAAAGGTGGACAATGCAAACTTAAAATGCTTAAGGAAAATACATTCCTGTGCCTAGTTCTAAGTAAATCAAAGTGAGTATAAATATCATCTCTTCATTTGATGGACTATATGCATTCACTTTGCTAAAAACTTGAGCCAGTCAAACATGGACTAAAAGGAATATAGAAACTTCAATTTCAGGAAGTACTAGTTTTAGAAAACATTGGATAGGAAAAAGAGCCTGCTATTGCCAGAAAAAGTAAATTACCCAACGAACAGCAAATGAAGGGTTAAATGAATATTTTGGGGCTTATTGGAATAGCTGATGGTGTGGACATCAAATTATCAACGACTATATAATCATAAGGTCTGTTAATCCTCAATTGAACACTGGCTTTGCAAGTAATTGTTTTCACATATTGCAGCCATGCCTACATCTAAAGTTAGAAGGAATTACCTGCCATGCTGCTGTTGATGTAAATGTTACAAAAATGGAAGTTGGTAGAAATCATTCTTACTTAATGAACCTGTAGTTTAAAGTTTGTGAATTTTGAGTCAATACAAAACAACATAAAGGGAATGTATCATAAAATTAAGGAAGACCCATAGCATATGAAAGGTAAGTCACACACATCAATGGAAATGAAAGATTCATCAAGTGCAGGAAATGGTAACATGTGAAAAGCAGAGTGATAGCCTAAGCAAGATGAGCAGGCAGTGGGGGCCAAGAAGAATTTTGTTAAGTGTTGAGGTTAGAAGGTGCCAAGATAAACAGGCAATTAGGGATAAGTTTCAATGTGGGATAAATATCATTTACTTtaacaaattataaatgtatctcCTCATTTTTTGGTGATATTTGGGAAAGAACTTTGAACATTTCAAAACGGTGATATAAGCAGAAAACATTAAGATGCAGGAGGGACGTCATATGCTTATTTTTCACGGGGGCAAAAAAATTTACCCAATTATAGTAAATTAGGCTTTCAATTTTGCACCTACAAATGAAGAAATATGGTAAGAACAAAAGCTTGGAAGGTTATCCTTTATTAAAACTCTTCAATTATTGAGTTAATAATTTAGCTAAGGTCATGGCAAAACAAATTGTTTGGATTTGAAGGTAAGGTATGAGTGAAGGTTTTTGTAAAGGAGGTAAGGTTTAGAGACCCTCACATTTTCAACCCCACAAAATGGTCGGTTGGGAAGTTTTTCTTACCTTACCTTCCATTTCCTTATCTTACCTTATCTTATATAAGCTTCCCCCACTTCATCCAAACACACCAGAAagcaaaagaaaatttcaaatttaatcaTTTGTCTACTTAACAGCAGAGCTCTGCAATTTGTGGAGACTAAAATAAGATCTGAGGATTAGCAAAAATAATAATACCTGAGACCTTGCATAAATTAAACAAATTTCAAGTTGTAATATTTGCGTTAGAGCCATCAGTGAAGTCAttattcacaaaaaaaaaaaaaaaaaaaaaaaaaaaaagaaaaagagaagaagaagaagaagaagaaaaagaaataaaaaaaaaatactatttgAGAAATGAAGATGAAAGGAATTGAAATACCTGAGTATTCCATATAAAGCTAGTGCAGTGTCCACGCCCAAAGAAAAGCAAAACTGGTAATTAATGCGCTGGCAAAGAAAACAAATAGGAATTAAGGAGGAGAAAATGAGCAGAGAAGAAATGACAAATTAAGGAGGGAGAAATTTtagaattattttggtttgttgtAAAATCAATCAACCTTTACTATTCAAATTTAACGAATTTCACGTTTTTgtttaaattagttaggaggagaAAGGAAATCAGATGATGGCTAAACTTACATATTTGTACGTCTGGGATATGAGAAATCTTGGACCACTCAGAGCCACTTCCTTCGGCGCAATTATTCTCAAGAAAGGAACAATTCCCAATAGAGAGATTCGTTAATTTGGAGAGGTGTTGCATGGCTGTAGCTGTAGGAaaatacttcaaattcttacaactcACAATACCAAGAAATCGAAGAGACGAAAGGTTGCCCAACCACTCTGGCAAAGCTTCTAATCCATAGAAATACCATATAAACAATGAGTTTAGGGTAGTGAGGCGTTGAAGTTGATCTGGCAGAGACTTTATTCTATCTTTACGATTTCCATATatagttaaggattcaagggatgAGAGGTCTTGGATTGAATTCAGATAAGCGAAAGAATCCAACTCCTCCGAGAAATCACCAATTCTTAATTCCCTTAATCGGGTGAGGCCTCCTAATATTGTCTCTGGAAAGCAACTCAGCATTTCGCAGTCTGTTACTTCTAAAAGACGAAGAGAATGCAATTCTCCTAAATATTCGGGAACAGATGTTAGGCCGTGGCAGTAACTTATCACCAATGATTCCAGAGAAGTGaaggatttcagtccacttggaagaCAAATTAATTTATGACACCGTCTAATTGTAATGCTTTTAAGAGAGGGGAAGGAGTGTACTTGCAGTTCTTCAAATAAGTAAATCAATTGTTCACAACTTACGATTTCCAATGTGACAAGCGATGAACTATCACTTAATGGAATTTTTGCCAACAAGGGACAATGCACAATGTTCAATTTTTCAAGGCAAGAAAATACAGATGTTTCGCCTCCTTCATCTACTGCTGGTGCCTTCCATTCAACTAAACTCTTCATGTAACTGAAGTCTAATTTTTTTAATGCTGGAAACGATTTCCCTCCATTGCTTGTGCTTCCACTGTCAATGCCATAGAATTCATTCCCTATACATCTTATGTTAGGCATTCCTTCTATTATGAGCGTTTTAAGACGAGGAAGATGTCCAAGCCTTGGGAGTTCTTCACAGCATCTACAATTGCTCAATTTAAGCTCCACCAACTTATCGAATACTGTAAAAGAATTGCCTTCACTAGAAATTTTCATCATATACAGCCACAGCGGGAACTTTtcacccatgtaactttctaccTTTATTCTCTCTATGTTTGGGTGAGGCTCAAGACCTTCCAACACTTGCTCATCATTACTGTTGCTTTCTCTTCCATCACTCCATTCAAATTTAAGggcttttaatttctttttcccCTGTAGATTTGACTTCTTGGCTTCTTCTTTGTCTCTCACCTCCTCAAGATGAGTTATTTTCAACTTGCCACCTAGTTGATTTAAGCATTCTAATTCTTGAATGCTGCCTCCCCTATTTGGACCCACAACAAATAGTGATAGTGTTTGGAGACAAGTTATCTGCCCCACCTTAGATGGCATATGGTCATCATTATTAAATTCAATGTGACTCAAGCTGATCAGATTGCATATTTTATTTCTAGGAACCTCCTTAAGTATGTAGCACCAAAGGAATCTCAATGTTTGCAAATTATAGAGCTGGGTGATGGATTCAGGCAACACTTCGATGTCAGTCCCTGAGACGTCAAGAAATCTCAAATGTTTCAACTTACCAACTGAAGATGGCAACTTTTTGATATTATAAGGAATCATGAAGTGTAGGGCCCGCAAGCTTTTCAGCTTCCAAGAATTATCAAGCTCAAAACCATCTATGAATAAACTACGCAACTTCTTACCACCACCTGCTAAAATGGATGCATTTTGGCTATCCACATGTGCACGACGAATGAGTGATATGTCATCAGCAGCAGAACAATTTTCCACAGTCCATGTCTCAGAATTTGAAAGTGACAATGCAAGGTCCTGCACAAGATCATGCATCTTGCACCATTTAACATTCTCATATTTATCCCTTTCAACATCTTGGAAAAAGGAATTCTGAATTAAGGCATTAAAATACTTGTTGCCCTCATCTTCATTGCATCCTACAAGACCTTCAGCCATCCACAACCgaattaatagttctttttcaatCAGAGCATCTTTCGGGAAAACTGAACAATATGTGAAACATGACTTCAGATATGAAGGCAAGTGATCAAAACTGAGCTTCAATATAGACTCAACATTATCTTTTCTACCGTCTGATGCATTCAAAACATCATTGCTTCCAATTGACAACCAGTCTTCCTTATCCATTTTGAAGCCCATTGTCCCACCTAAAACTTTTGCAGCTAATGGAACTCCTCCACATTTTTTGGCAA includes:
- the LOC110670836 gene encoding putative disease resistance protein RGA3, translating into MAEMILSFVVDATLSRVASLITDEIIGAWNLKDDLKDLQDSLTMISGVLQDAEEQQTRKEHVRLWLKKLKEVAYEAEDAFDELAYENLRRKVEMQRQDQSGTEIRNCFSFSKGTRCVKKAALHFKMAHKVKNINESLNKIKNDAMGFGLQIISRQPQMNLDRLTNSVLDNPVMGREADVSKIVNLLSCSCDQVLTVVPIVGMGGLGKTTLAKLVCQEAIEGKKLFDLKIWVCVSDHFDYGRILGEMLQTLDGSMGGVTNIDAILGHLTKALEGKKFLLVLDDVWNNESERWNELKTCLIRIIRNNGNAILVTTRTEEVASIVETSTHYRYKLGGLCHDSCWSIMKERALIGSGRTPIPTDLEGIGREIAKKCGGVPLAAKVLGGTMGFKMDKEDWLSIGSNDVLNASDGRKDNVESILKLSFDHLPSYLKSCFTYCSVFPKDALIEKELLIRLWMAEGLVGCNEDEGNKYFNALIQNSFFQDVERDKYENVKWCKMHDLVQDLALSLSNSETWTVENCSAADDISLIRRAHVDSQNASILAGGGKKLRSLFIDGFELDNSWKLKSLRALHFMIPYNIKKLPSSVGKLKHLRFLDVSGTDIEVLPESITQLYNLQTLRFLWCYILKEVPRNKICNLISLSHIEFNNDDHMPSKVGQITCLQTLSLFVVGPNRGGSIQELECLNQLGGKLKITHLEEVRDKEEAKKSNLQGKKKLKALKFEWSDGRESNSNDEQVLEGLEPHPNIERIKVESYMGEKFPLWLYMMKISSEGNSFTVFDKLVELKLSNCRCCEELPRLGHLPRLKTLIIEGMPNIRCIGNEFYGIDSGSTSNGGKSFPALKKLDFSYMKSLVEWKAPAVDEGGETSVFSCLEKLNIVHCPLLAKIPLSDSSSLVTLEIVSCEQLIYLFEELQVHSFPSLKSITIRRCHKLICLPSGLKSFTSLESLVISYCHGLTSVPEYLGELHSLRLLEVTDCEMLSCFPETILGGLTRLRELRIGDFSEELDSFAYLNSIQDLSSLESLTIYGNRKDRIKSLPDQLQRLTTLNSLFIWYFYGLEALPEWLGNLSSLRFLGIVSCKNLKYFPTATAMQHLSKLTNLSIGNCSFLENNCAEGSGSEWSKISHIPDVQISH